A single region of the Marmota flaviventris isolate mMarFla1 chromosome 10, mMarFla1.hap1, whole genome shotgun sequence genome encodes:
- the Pla2g2f gene encoding group IIF secretory phospholipase A2: MADGAQANPRGFRKKMLVRCCSAWRGPSCRASAPSRTFRSSLGVKLLVIAVLAGRVLSIAQGSLLNLKSMVETATGRSAILSFVGYGCYCGLGGRGLPMDEVDWCCHAHDCCYQKLFDQGCRPYVDHYDFSMENDTVIACSELNKTDCDKQTCECDKSVALCLRNQTYREQYRSYLNIYCQGPTPNCSIYDPPPEFICGHHFPVTPAPP; this comes from the exons ATGGCAGATGGGGCGCAGGCCAACCCCAGAGGGTTCAGGAAGAAGATGCTGGTTAGATGCTGCTCTGCGTGGAGGGGTCCAAGCTGCAGGGCCTCTGCCCCTTCCAGAACCTTCAG GTCCAGCCTGGGCGTGAAGCTCCTCGTCATCGCTGTCCTGGCCGGTCGTG TTCTGTCCATAGCCCAGGGCAGCCTGCTCAACTTGAAGTCCATGGTGGAGACCGCCACAGGCAGAAGCGCGATCCTGTCCTTCGTGGGCTACGGCTGCTACTGCGGGCTGGGGGGCCGCGGCCTGCCCATGGACGAGGTAGACTG GTGCTGCCATGCTCATGACTGCTGCTACCAGAAACTCTTTGACCAGGGCTGCCGCCCCTACGTGGACCACTATGACTTCTCGATGGAGAATGACACCGTGATTGCGTGCA gcGAGCTCAACAAGACAGACTGTGACAAGCAGACGTGCGAATGTGACAAGAGCGTGGCTCTGTGTCTCAGGAACCAGACGTACCGGGAGCAGTACCGCAGCTACCTCAACATTTACTGCCAGGGCCCCACGCCCAACTGCAGCATCTATGACCCGCCCCCAGAGTTCATCTGCGGACACCACTTCCCAGTGACCCCTGCCCCTCCCTAG
- the Pla2g2d gene encoding group IID secretory phospholipase A2 isoform X6, producing the protein MRLALLCGLLVAAGLTPAQGGLLNLNKMVRQVTKKIPLFNYWPYGCYCGLGGRGQPKDATDWCCQKHDCCYKHLRTYQCRPKRDHYNYTFSQGDVQCQSL; encoded by the exons ATGAGACTTGCCCTGCTGTGTGGGCTGCTGGTGGCGGCTG GTCTGACTCCAGCCCAGGGAGGCCTCCTGAATCTGAACAAGATGGTCCGGCAAGTGACCAAGAAGATACCCCTCTTCAACTACTGGCCCTATGGTTGTTACTGCGGACTTGGTGGCAGAGGCCAGCCCAAAGATGCCACAGACTG GTGCTGCCAGAAGCATGATTGTTGCTACAAACACTTGAGGACCTACCAATGCAGACCCAAGAGGGACCATTATAATTACACCTTTTCCCAGGGGGACGTCCAGTGCC agtctctttga
- the Pla2g2d gene encoding group IID secretory phospholipase A2 isoform X3: protein MRLALLCGLLVAAGLTPAQGGLLNLNKMVRQVTKKIPLFNYWPYGCYCGLGGRGQPKDATDWCCQKHDCCYKHLRTYQCRPKRDHYNYTFSQGDVQCPHTGSWCEQQLCACDKEVAFCLKSNLDSYNKLLRFYWRSRCQDPTPSC from the exons ATGAGACTTGCCCTGCTGTGTGGGCTGCTGGTGGCGGCTG GTCTGACTCCAGCCCAGGGAGGCCTCCTGAATCTGAACAAGATGGTCCGGCAAGTGACCAAGAAGATACCCCTCTTCAACTACTGGCCCTATGGTTGTTACTGCGGACTTGGTGGCAGAGGCCAGCCCAAAGATGCCACAGACTG GTGCTGCCAGAAGCATGATTGTTGCTACAAACACTTGAGGACCTACCAATGCAGACCCAAGAGGGACCATTATAATTACACCTTTTCCCAGGGGGACGTCCAGTGCC CCCACACGGGGAGCTGGTGCGAGCAGCAGCTGTGTGCCTGTGACAAGGAGGTGGCCTTCTGCCTGAAGAGCAACCTCGACTCCTACAACAAGCTCCTGCGTTTCTACTGGCGGTCCCGCTGCCAGGACCCCACTCCTTCATGCTAG
- the Pla2g2d gene encoding group IID secretory phospholipase A2 isoform X2 — MRLALLCGLLVAAGLTPAQGGLLNLNKMVRQVTKKIPLFNYWPYGCYCGLGGRGQPKDATDWCCQKHDCCYKHLRTYQCRPKRDHYNYTFSQGDVQCRLTGTSWLPWPWLGLPMRGEWDSSPSPARQAHLEDTDHVRLICVSSASHGLGAQLLLGIR; from the exons ATGAGACTTGCCCTGCTGTGTGGGCTGCTGGTGGCGGCTG GTCTGACTCCAGCCCAGGGAGGCCTCCTGAATCTGAACAAGATGGTCCGGCAAGTGACCAAGAAGATACCCCTCTTCAACTACTGGCCCTATGGTTGTTACTGCGGACTTGGTGGCAGAGGCCAGCCCAAAGATGCCACAGACTG GTGCTGCCAGAAGCATGATTGTTGCTACAAACACTTGAGGACCTACCAATGCAGACCCAAGAGGGACCATTATAATTACACCTTTTCCCAGGGGGACGTCCAGTGCC ggcTCACGGGCACCTCCTGGCTCCCCTGGCCCTGGCTGGGGCTTCCCATGAGGGGTGAATGGGACTCCTCCCCGTCCCCAGCCAGACAGGCGCACCTCGAGGACACAGACCACGTCCGCCTCATCTGTGTTTCCTCGGCTTCCCATGGGCTCGGTGCTCAGTTACTGTTGGGGATCAGATGA
- the Pla2g2d gene encoding group IID secretory phospholipase A2 isoform X5: MRLALLCGLLVAAGLTPAQGGLLNLNKMVRQVTKKIPLFNYWPYGCYCGLGGRGQPKDATDWCCQKHDCCYKHLRTYQCRPKRDHYNYTFSQGDVQCQCEHLEDKDGEEPFQHPEQG; the protein is encoded by the exons ATGAGACTTGCCCTGCTGTGTGGGCTGCTGGTGGCGGCTG GTCTGACTCCAGCCCAGGGAGGCCTCCTGAATCTGAACAAGATGGTCCGGCAAGTGACCAAGAAGATACCCCTCTTCAACTACTGGCCCTATGGTTGTTACTGCGGACTTGGTGGCAGAGGCCAGCCCAAAGATGCCACAGACTG GTGCTGCCAGAAGCATGATTGTTGCTACAAACACTTGAGGACCTACCAATGCAGACCCAAGAGGGACCATTATAATTACACCTTTTCCCAGGGGGACGTCCAGTGCC AATGTGAGCACCTGGAAGACAAGGATGGAGAGGAACCTTTCCAGCATCCAGAACAAGGCTGA
- the Pla2g2d gene encoding group IID secretory phospholipase A2 isoform X4 — protein MRLALLCGLLVAAGLTPAQGGLLNLNKMVRQVTKKIPLFNYWPYGCYCGLGGRGQPKDATDWCCQKHDCCYKHLRTYQCRPKRDHYNYTFSQGDVQCRPALWPGSCLPALGHLPVCVGGSLTHAHA, from the exons ATGAGACTTGCCCTGCTGTGTGGGCTGCTGGTGGCGGCTG GTCTGACTCCAGCCCAGGGAGGCCTCCTGAATCTGAACAAGATGGTCCGGCAAGTGACCAAGAAGATACCCCTCTTCAACTACTGGCCCTATGGTTGTTACTGCGGACTTGGTGGCAGAGGCCAGCCCAAAGATGCCACAGACTG GTGCTGCCAGAAGCATGATTGTTGCTACAAACACTTGAGGACCTACCAATGCAGACCCAAGAGGGACCATTATAATTACACCTTTTCCCAGGGGGACGTCCAGTGCC GTCCTGCCCTCTGGCCCGGCTCCTGCCTTCCCGCCCTGGGGCATttgcctgtgtgtgtgggggggtcccTGACGCACGCTCATGCCTGA